A DNA window from Myripristis murdjan chromosome 19, fMyrMur1.1, whole genome shotgun sequence contains the following coding sequences:
- the LOC115378261 gene encoding D(5)-like dopamine receptor — MESFYNESRSHQQDNRERHQVVTAGADSPGSGGGVSLRALTGCVLCVLIVSTLLGNTLVCAAVIKFRHLRSKVTNSFVISLAVSDLFVAVLVMPWRAVSEVAGTWLFGRFCDTWVAFDIMCSTASILNLCIISMDRYWAISSPFRYERKMTRRFAFLMIGVAWTLSILISFIPVQLNWHRADADNSTSDNPEDCNASLNRTYAISSSLISFYIPVVIMVGTYTRIFRIAQTQIRRISSLERAAGHRAQEHRHRASNHDESSLKTSFKKETKVLKTLSIIMGVFVFCWLPFFVLNCVVPFCDLDKLGEPPCVSDTTFSIFVWFGWANSSLNPVIYAFNADFRKAFSTILGCNKYCSTSTVEAVDFSNELVSYHHDTTLQKEATVAGPGAQRLPCMPPHTGEDLEQHFDKVSVISDASRNQRNLLLPAILQCECEAEISLDMMPFSSPGAADCFVIPGQVQELQ, encoded by the coding sequence ATGGAGAGTTTCTACAATGAGAGCCGGAGCCACCAGCAGGACAACCGGGAGCGGCACCAGGTCGTCACGGCGGGGGCGGACAGCCCCGGCTCGGGGGGAGGAGTGAGTCTCCGAGCCCTGACCGGCTGCGTCCTGTGCGTCCTGATCGTGTCCACCCTGCTGGGCAACACGCTGGTCTGCGCCGCCGTCATCAAGTTCCGCCACCTGCGCTCCAAGGTCACCAACTCCTTTGTCATCTCCCTGGCCGTGTCCGACCTGTTCGTGGCCGTGCTGGTGATGCCCTGGCGGGCGGTGTCTGAGGTGGCCGGGACGTGGCTGTTCGGCCGCTTCTGCGACACCTGGGTCGCCTTCGACATCATGTGCTCCACCGCCTCCATCCTCAACCTGTGCATCATCAGCATGGACCGCTACTGGGCCATCTCCAGCCCGTTCCGCTACGAGCGCAAAATGACGCGCAGGTTCGCCTTCCTGATGATCGGGGTGGCCTGGACGCTCTCCATCCTCATCTCCTTCATCCCCGTCCAGCTCAACTGGCACCGGGCGGACGCGGACAACTCGACGTCGGACAACCCGGAGGACTGCAACGCCAGCCTGAACCGGACTTACGCCATCTCCTCCTCGCTCATCAGCTTCTACATCCCGGTGGTCATCATGGTGGGGACGTACACGCGCATTTTCCGCATCGCGCAAACCCAAATCAGACGGATCTCGTCTTTGGAGAGGGCGGCGGGGCACCGCGCGCAGGAGCACCGCCACCGCGCGTCCAACCACGACGAGAGCTCGCTGAAAACGTCCTTCAAGAAGGAGACGAAAGTTTTGAAGACCCTGTCCATCATCATGGGGGTGTTTGTGTTCTGCTGGCTGCCGTTCTTCGTGCTGAACTGCGTGGTTCCCTTCTGCGACCTGGACAAACTCGGGGAGCCGCCGTGCGTCAGCGACACCACCTTCAGCATCTTCGTGTGGTTCGGCTGGGCCAACTCCTCCCTCAACCCGGTCATCTACGCTTTCAACGCCGATTTCAGGAAGGCTTTCTCCACCATCCTGGGCTGCAATAAATACTGCTCGACCTCCACGGTGGAGGCGGTGGATTTCAGCAACGAGTTGGTGTCGTATCACCATGACACCACGCTGCAGAAGGAGGCCACCGTGGCCGGGCCCGGGGCGCAGCGGCTGCCCTGCATGCCGCCGCACACCGGGGAGGACCTGGAGCAGCACTTCGACAAAGTTTCCGTGATCTCAGACGCGTCTCGGAACCAGAGGAACTTGCTGCTGCCCGCCATCCTGCAATGCGAGTGCGAGGCGGAGATTTCTTTAGACATGATGCCTTTCAGCTCCCCGGGAGCCGCAGACTGCTTCGTTATCCCGGGACAAGTCCAGGAGCTGCAGTGA
- the LOC115377772 gene encoding leucine-rich repeat extensin-like protein 5: protein MEFGFTFRNFWICFLLFGSGACYPATKGGYVYPYRPSQGYGEGSVTSGNSNSLASSGHQPTGSSSSSFVSLQHEPAAEAHHTSSPVTPGAPSMSSGSSGHAGPSSSYEPHNFLVGLYSSLSKPSSHKPYSPEPQKPSVSQEVERGDALQSPSSSGHVPGGVPYSSLQDAYGPNAGSAVSTYTGSTYSGGTSQSGGSTAGYVSPPVVPPSPTGSGQNSPSFSPQPEPATSAPEAGWYNSGSSYQSSHADVQQGDVSGPISEVSQFPSQTATDTEGFQYPAASENTGADFSYPSYGGASTYEFAPSEPGSSSFSYPEEPSSSSVSEWEEQPEVYAPAAGSYDPAPSTSENEEMYPSSAEAVYEPSYGMDTVPLPDPGFITQQFEETPQFVSEPYPTSYIIQSHSGYQRGRVSFTNTKYSLDTPQPPVPRFKPVMPHRPVSRPVSAPKGMGKA, encoded by the exons ATGGAGTTTGGGTTCACTTTCAG gaATTTCTGGATTTGTTTCCTGCTGTTTGGCAGTGGTGCTTGTTACCCTGCAACAAAAGGCG GGTATGTATATCCTTACAGACCTAGCCAGGGTTATGGTGAAGGCTCGGTTACTTCTGGAAACTCCAACTCTCTTGCATCATCCGGCCATCAACCTACAGGCAGCTCATCCTCCAGTTTTGTGTCGCTGCAGCATGAGCCAGCAGCTGAGGCCCATCACACCAGCTCTCCAGTCACCCCAGGAGCTCCCAGCATGTCCTCGGGCTCTTCTGGCCATGCTGGACCCTCCTCAAGCTATGAGCCCCACAACTTTCTTGTAGGACTTTATTCCAGCCTGTCAAAACCAAGCTCTCATAAACCCTACAGCCCTGAACCCCAAAAGCCTTCTGTCTCTCAGGAAGTGGAAAGGGGTGATGCTTTGCAGAGTCCCAGCTCTTCAGGCCATGTTCCAGGTGGCGTGCCTTACTCCAGCCTGCAGGATGCCTATGGACCTAATGCTGGCAGTGCTGTATCCACTTATACCGGCTCAACCTACAGCGGAGGGACCTCTCAAAGTGGAGGTAGCACTGCTGGGTATGTTAGCCCTCCTGTTGTCCCACCTTCACCCACGGGTTCTGGACAAAATTCTCCTAGCTTTTCTCCTCAGCCTGAACCAGCCACCAGCGCCCCTGAAGCCGGATGGTACAACTCTGGTTCCAGTTACCAGAGTTCACATGCAGATGTGCAACAAGGTGACGTATCTGGTCCCATCTCTGAGGTTTCACAGTTCCCATCCCAGACTGCCACTGATACAGAGGGCTTCCAATACCCTGCGGCCTCTGAGAATACCGGTGCTGACTTTTCATACCCAAGTTACGGAGGTGCCTCCACTTATGAGTTTGCCCCCAGTGAGCCAGGATCATCATCATTTAGCTACCCAGAAGAACCATCCTCCTCCAGTGTGTCTGAGTGGGAAGAGCAGCCTGAAGTCTATGCTCCTGCAGCAGGAAGTTATGACCCAGCTCCTAGCACCTCTGAGAATGAAGAGATGTACCCCAGTTCGGCTGAGGCAGTCTATGAACCAAGTTATGGAATGGACACTGTTCCTCTTCCAGACCCAGGCTTCATCACCCAGCAGTTTGAGGAGACACCTCAGTTCGTGAGTGAGCCTTATCCAACCAGCTACATCATCCAGTCCCATAGCGGCTACCAGCGAGGCAGAGTGTCCTTCACCAACACAAAGTACTCCCTGGACACTCCTCAACCACCAGTTCCTCGCTTCAAGCCTGTCATGCCACATCGGCCTGTTTCTAGACCAGTTTCTGCCCCAAAAGGGATGGGAAAAGCCTAA